A window of Amblyraja radiata isolate CabotCenter1 chromosome 25, sAmbRad1.1.pri, whole genome shotgun sequence contains these coding sequences:
- the LOC116987559 gene encoding polyubiquitin-like encodes MRLQLKYLTGESFQLDVDPNIQVSALKEKIYQATQVPGFQQRLMVQNGQQVELRDNSRLRDYNLPPDSTVMLLIRKEERIQIILRNVKGKMTTYDVLPSESVQEFKQKVHRQEGVTPDQQHLTFESNQLEDGRLLSDYNIRSQSIIQLVLRLRGGLFALD; translated from the coding sequence ATGAGACTCCAGTTGAAGTATTTGACCGGTGAGTCTTTCCAACTGGATGTCGACCCTAACATCCAGGTGTCGGCTCTCAAGGAGAAAATATACCAAGCAACTCAGGTGCCAGGTTTCCAACAGCGCCTGATGGTGCAAAACGGGCAGCAGGTGGAGCTTCGGGACAACAGCCGGCTGAGGGACTATAACCTCCCCCCTGACTCCACGGTCATGCTGCTGATCAGGAAGGAGGAACGCATACAGATAATCCTCCGCAACGTCAAGGGGAAAATGACAACGTACGACGTGCTGCCTTCTGAGTCCGTGCAGGAGTTTAAACAAAAAGTACATAGGCAGGAAGGGGTCACGCCCGACCAACAGCACCTGACATTTGAGAGCAACCAACTGGAAGATGGCCGCTTGCTCTCAGATTACAACATCAGATCTCAGTCCATCATCCAGCTCGTGCTTCGTCTGCGTGGTGGTTTATTTGCGCTCGACTGA